The following are encoded together in the Jaculus jaculus isolate mJacJac1 chromosome 3, mJacJac1.mat.Y.cur, whole genome shotgun sequence genome:
- the LOC101609211 gene encoding iron-sulfur protein NUBPL-like, with amino-acid sequence MSRGLPKQKPIEGVKQVIVVASGKGGVGKSTTAVNLALALAANDSSKAVGLLVDVYGPSIPKMMNLKGSPELSQDNLVRPLLNYGIASMSMGFLVEETAPVIWRGLLVMSAIDKLLRQVDWDQLDYLVVDMPPGTGDVQLSVSQNIPISGAVIVSTPQDIALMDAHKGAEMFRKVHVPVLGLVQNMNVFQCLKCDIPLHLSIREASDKGQPVVSSQPESEEAQAYLRIAVEVLRRLPPPPE; translated from the exons ATGTCCCGAGGACTTCCAAAGCAGAAACCAATAGAAGGCGTTAAGCAAGTTATAGTTGTGGCCTCTGGCAAGGGTGGAGTTGGAAAATCTACTACTGCAGTGAACCTTGCACTTGCGCTAGCAGCAAATGATTCGTCAAAGGCCGTTGGTTTGTTGGTAGATGTTTATGGTCCTTCAATTCCAAAGATGATGAATTTGAAAGGAAGTCCTGAATTATCACAAGACAACCTAGTGAGGCCTCTTTTAAATTATGGTATTGCTTCTATGTCTATGGGCTTTCTGGTTGAAGAGACTGCACCAGTCATATGGAGAGGCCTTTTGGTAATGTCAGCCATTGATAAACTATTGAGGCAGGTAGACTGGGATCAACTGGACTATTTAGTTGTTGACATGCCACCGGGAACGGGAGATGTGCAGTTATCGGTTTCACAGAATATTCCCATTTCAGGTGCTGTGATCGTCTCCACGCCTCAGGACATTGCGCTGATGGATGCTCACAAGGGTGCCGAGATGTTTCGGAAAGTCCATGTGCCTGTTCTTGGCCTTGTGCAAAACATGAATGTGTTCCAGTGTctgaaat GCGACATTCCTTTACACCTGAGCATAAGGGAAGCTTCAGACAAAGGCCAGCCAGTCGTATCTTCTCAACCTGAAAGCGAAGAGGCTCAAGCTTACCTGCGGATTGCTGTGGAAGTGTTAAGAAGATTGCCACCACCTCCAGAATGA
- the LOC123459346 gene encoding eukaryotic translation initiation factor 1 yields MSAIQNLHSFDPFADASKGDDLLPAGTEDYIHIRIQQRNGRKTLTTVQGIADDYDKKKLVKAFKKKFACNGTVIEHPEYGEVIQLQGDQRKNICQFLIEIGLAKDDQLKVHGF; encoded by the coding sequence ATGTCCGCTATCCAGAACCTCCACTCTTTCGACCCCTTTGCTGATGCAAGTAAGGGTGATGACCTGCTTCCTGCCGGCACTGAGGATTATATCCATATAAGAATTCAACAGAGGAACGGCAGGAAGACCCTGACTACTGTCCAAGGGATCGCTGATGATTACGATAAAAAGAAACTAGTGAAGGCGTTCAAGAAGAAATTTGCCTGCAATGGTACTGTAATTGAACATCCAGAATATGGAGAAGTGATTCAGCTACAGGGTGACCAGCGCAAGAACATATGCCAGTTCCTAATAGAGATTGGACTGGCTAAGGACGATCAGCTGAAGGTTCATGGGTTTTAA